The following coding sequences lie in one Phycisphaerae bacterium genomic window:
- the glmM gene encoding phosphoglucosamine mutase — MRLMMSVSGVRGVIGETLTPVLATELGCAFGTHLGGGTVVIGRDSRPSGPMLEAAVVAGLLAAGCRPVLLGIASTPATAMMVRRHKAAGGIVITASHNPIIWNGIKFLTDEGLAPPPQKAEQLFAIHRERAFRLVDAEGVSAPRSDATAADQHVEASLSLADVKAVAARRFRVVLDSVNGAGGEEGRALLERLGCQVVHINGEPTGRFAHTPEPLAENLTQLCDAVRREKAVAGFAQDPDADRLAIVDQTGRYIGEEYTLALMAKLLFASRPGPAAANLSTSRMIDDLAAQAGKPCKVFRSAVGEANVVATMKANGCVFGGEGNGGVIDPRVGVVRDSLVAMAIVLQLMTETGKTLSALVAEIPAYTMIKTKFECSKERIAKVLVAVRERFARERVNDIDGVRVDWPDGWVHVRGSNTEPIIRIIAEAPTQARAEALIAEVRKIADEIV; from the coding sequence ATGCGACTGATGATGAGTGTCTCCGGCGTGCGCGGTGTGATCGGCGAGACGTTGACGCCCGTGCTGGCCACGGAGTTGGGCTGCGCGTTCGGGACCCACCTGGGCGGCGGCACGGTGGTGATCGGCCGCGATTCGCGACCGAGTGGTCCGATGCTCGAGGCGGCCGTCGTCGCCGGGCTGCTCGCGGCCGGATGCAGGCCGGTGCTGCTGGGGATCGCTTCGACGCCCGCGACGGCCATGATGGTTCGCCGCCACAAGGCTGCGGGCGGCATCGTCATCACGGCCAGCCACAATCCCATCATCTGGAACGGCATCAAGTTCCTGACGGACGAAGGTCTGGCCCCGCCGCCGCAGAAGGCGGAGCAGCTCTTCGCGATTCATCGCGAGCGGGCGTTCAGACTGGTCGATGCCGAAGGCGTCTCGGCGCCGCGGAGCGATGCGACGGCCGCCGACCAGCACGTGGAGGCATCGCTCAGCCTGGCGGACGTCAAGGCAGTGGCCGCCCGCAGGTTCAGAGTCGTGCTCGACAGCGTGAACGGGGCCGGCGGCGAGGAAGGCCGCGCCCTGCTGGAGAGGCTTGGTTGCCAGGTCGTGCACATCAATGGCGAGCCCACCGGGCGGTTTGCTCACACCCCCGAGCCGCTGGCTGAAAACCTCACTCAACTCTGCGATGCGGTCAGGCGGGAGAAGGCCGTTGCCGGATTCGCCCAGGATCCGGACGCCGACCGGCTGGCAATTGTGGACCAGACTGGGCGGTATATCGGCGAGGAGTACACCCTGGCCCTGATGGCCAAGCTGTTGTTCGCCAGTCGCCCCGGGCCGGCAGCCGCCAATCTCTCGACCTCGCGGATGATCGACGACCTGGCCGCCCAGGCGGGTAAACCGTGCAAGGTGTTCCGCTCGGCCGTCGGCGAGGCCAACGTCGTGGCGACCATGAAGGCCAACGGCTGCGTCTTCGGCGGCGAAGGTAACGGCGGGGTGATCGATCCTCGCGTCGGCGTGGTTCGCGACAGCCTGGTCGCCATGGCCATCGTGCTCCAGCTCATGACCGAGACCGGCAAGACGCTCAGCGCCCTGGTGGCCGAAATCCCTGCGTACACCATGATCAAGACGAAGTTCGAGTGCTCGAAGGAGCGGATTGCCAAGGTCCTCGTCGCGGTTCGCGAGCGGTTCGCCAGGGAGCGGGTCAACGATATCGACGGTGTCCGCGTAGACTGGCCCGACGGTTGGGTTCATGTCCGGGGCTCCAACACCGAGCCGATTATCCGGATCATCGCCGAGGCTCCGACCCAGGCCCGGGCCGAGGCCCTGATTGCCGAGGTGCGGAAGATCGCGGACGAGATCGTATGA
- the prfA gene encoding peptide chain release factor 1, with protein sequence MSETTANVSVLRKLEEIRARYDAIAEEMNRPEVAGDSVQLVKLAKEHGALKRIMEPYEQYRKAMADVAESEAILVDPAADEDFKAMAAEEVAPARTRAESLLTQMRAALVTGEDAAIGSVMVEIRAGTGGEEAALFARDLFEMYQRYCDRHGFVLEVLDASPSDLGGFKEIVLNVKGNGVYQHLGYEGGGHRVQRVPETEAQGRIHTSAATVAVLPEAEDVDVQIDWEKDVIEHVSRAGGPGGQNVNKVSSAIRLEHVPTGITVSMRDEKSQHKNRAKARRILLSRIYDSIMQKQRSARDATRRNMIGSGDRSQRIRTYNFPQNRCTDHRINMDLYSLDRVMQGELDELIVALQKRDIEDRLKQL encoded by the coding sequence ATGAGTGAGACGACGGCCAACGTATCCGTACTCCGCAAGCTGGAGGAGATCCGCGCCCGCTACGATGCCATCGCCGAGGAGATGAACCGGCCGGAAGTGGCCGGTGATTCGGTTCAGCTGGTCAAGCTGGCCAAGGAACATGGTGCCCTCAAGCGGATCATGGAACCTTACGAGCAGTACCGCAAGGCCATGGCGGACGTGGCCGAAAGTGAAGCGATCCTGGTGGACCCAGCCGCCGACGAGGACTTCAAGGCGATGGCTGCCGAGGAGGTCGCTCCGGCCCGGACGAGGGCGGAATCGCTGCTGACGCAGATGCGGGCTGCTCTGGTGACCGGCGAGGATGCCGCGATCGGGTCGGTGATGGTCGAGATCCGGGCCGGCACGGGGGGCGAGGAAGCGGCTTTGTTTGCTCGAGATCTGTTCGAGATGTACCAGCGCTACTGCGACCGGCACGGCTTCGTTCTGGAGGTCCTCGATGCCTCGCCGTCCGATCTGGGCGGCTTCAAGGAAATCGTGCTCAACGTCAAGGGCAACGGCGTGTACCAGCACCTGGGATACGAAGGCGGTGGGCACCGTGTGCAGCGCGTTCCGGAGACCGAGGCCCAGGGACGGATCCACACTTCGGCGGCCACGGTTGCGGTGCTCCCCGAGGCCGAGGATGTGGACGTGCAGATCGACTGGGAGAAGGACGTCATAGAGCACGTGAGCCGGGCAGGCGGTCCGGGGGGCCAGAACGTGAACAAGGTTTCGTCCGCCATTCGCCTTGAGCATGTCCCCACGGGCATCACCGTCTCCATGCGGGACGAGAAGAGCCAGCACAAAAACCGGGCCAAGGCCCGCCGCATCCTGCTCAGCCGCATCTACGACAGCATCATGCAGAAGCAGCGATCGGCCCGTGACGCCACTCGCCGGAACATGATCGGTTCCGGCGATCGCAGCCAACGGATCCGGACCTACAATTTCCCGCAGAACCGCTGCACCGACCATCGCATCAACATGGACCTGTACAGCCTTGACCGGGTGATGCAGGGCGAGCTCGACGAACTCATCGTCGCCCTGCAGAAACGCGACATTGAGGATCGTCTCAAGCAGCTCTGA
- the rpmE gene encoding 50S ribosomal protein L31: protein MKDGVHPKYNECTVTCGCGNSFKTRSTAKELKVEICSACHPFFTGQQKFLDTAGRVERFTKKFGGDYFTKKASPKKA, encoded by the coding sequence ATGAAAGACGGCGTTCATCCCAAGTACAACGAGTGCACGGTGACCTGCGGTTGTGGCAACTCCTTCAAGACGCGGTCAACGGCGAAGGAACTCAAGGTGGAAATCTGCTCTGCGTGTCATCCGTTTTTCACCGGCCAGCAGAAGTTCCTGGACACGGCCGGTCGTGTCGAGCGGTTCACCAAGAAGTTCGGTGGCGACTACTTCACCAAGAAAGCCAGTCCCAAGAAAGCCTAG
- a CDS encoding SGNH/GDSL hydrolase family protein: MLAAGCQQPEAIGPLRLADLQPVDPAKAARDAKGEMLWYDARELVVEGRGWNHTEEFYHRLPAKAKGVVPKSVWGLSTDSAGLCVRFVTDASRIAARWTVTSKSLAMPHMPATGVSGLDLYVRHQGKWRWLGAGRPVNSPTNEVNLVDNVPAGPHEYLLYLPLYNGIKSLEIGVAPSAILSQPPPRPATRSKPILVYGTSIAQGGCASRPGMAHVAILGRMLERPTVNLGFSGSGKMEPAMADLLCEVDAAVYVLDCLPNMTTAMVSERIEPFVETLRKARPHTPIVLVENELYEHAAVLPDVASGLAEKNGALRNAYEQLKAKGVGRLTYVSGDGLLGGDGEGAVDGVHPTDLGFLRIAQALAPVLRGVLEQ; this comes from the coding sequence ATGCTCGCTGCGGGCTGTCAGCAGCCTGAGGCGATTGGGCCGCTTCGTCTGGCCGACCTGCAGCCCGTCGATCCTGCCAAGGCGGCCAGGGACGCCAAGGGCGAGATGCTGTGGTACGACGCCCGGGAGTTGGTGGTTGAGGGCCGGGGCTGGAACCACACCGAGGAGTTCTACCATCGCCTGCCGGCCAAGGCCAAAGGCGTGGTGCCGAAATCGGTATGGGGACTCAGTACGGACAGCGCCGGTCTGTGCGTGCGGTTCGTGACGGATGCAAGCCGAATCGCTGCCCGGTGGACGGTGACGTCCAAGTCGCTGGCCATGCCGCACATGCCCGCCACGGGTGTCAGCGGCCTGGATCTGTATGTGCGGCATCAGGGAAAGTGGCGCTGGCTGGGTGCCGGACGACCTGTCAATTCCCCGACCAACGAGGTTAACCTGGTGGACAACGTTCCAGCTGGTCCGCATGAGTACCTGCTGTACTTGCCGCTCTACAACGGCATCAAGTCGCTGGAGATCGGTGTGGCTCCGAGTGCAATCCTGTCTCAGCCTCCGCCCCGTCCGGCCACTCGCTCCAAGCCGATTCTGGTCTATGGTACATCGATTGCCCAGGGCGGCTGTGCCTCACGTCCGGGGATGGCTCACGTGGCGATTCTCGGAAGGATGCTCGAGCGGCCGACGGTCAATCTGGGTTTCTCGGGAAGCGGGAAGATGGAACCGGCGATGGCCGATCTGCTCTGCGAGGTGGATGCGGCTGTCTATGTTCTCGACTGTCTGCCGAACATGACCACGGCCATGGTGAGCGAGCGGATCGAGCCGTTTGTCGAGACGCTGCGCAAGGCTCGACCGCATACGCCCATTGTTCTGGTCGAGAATGAGCTGTACGAGCACGCGGCCGTCCTGCCAGACGTGGCCAGCGGCCTCGCGGAGAAGAACGGGGCACTCCGCAACGCCTACGAGCAGCTCAAGGCCAAGGGTGTCGGCCGCCTGACCTACGTGTCGGGCGACGGGCTTCTCGGCGGCGACGGAGAGGGTGCTGTGGATGGTGTGCATCCCACCGACCTGGGTTTCCTGCGGATCGCCCAGGCCCTGGCGCCGGTCCTGCGCGGGGTGCTCGAGCAGTAG
- a CDS encoding M42 family metallopeptidase, with the protein MEFLRKLISTPGTSGREERVRELILKETKGLWDETTVDPLGNVICHKKPAKSGKKAARKVMIAAHMDEIGFYVRAIDEQGWLRVQKVGGFEPRNLFARRVLVQGRKDLIGVMNPGIRPTHVASEEERKKVLDVKDFFVDLFMPKDEVEKAVRIGDPVTWIQDLAVVGDFWTGKAMDDRIAVWTAISAVRKVARKSACDIYFVGTVQEEVGCRGSGPGAYGLDTDVAIAVDVTLSCDTPGTDKTDSISQLGKGVALKVMDSASISDRGLLDEFIATAHKHKIPHQLEILPMGGTDAGSMQRAGAGRKAFTLSIPCRYVHTPTETVHRKDVEAGIDLLAAWIAG; encoded by the coding sequence ATGGAGTTTCTGAGGAAGCTGATTTCCACACCGGGCACATCCGGCCGCGAGGAGCGGGTGCGCGAACTGATTCTCAAGGAAACCAAGGGACTGTGGGACGAGACCACGGTTGATCCCCTGGGCAACGTCATTTGTCACAAGAAGCCGGCCAAGAGTGGCAAGAAGGCTGCCCGGAAGGTGATGATTGCCGCCCACATGGACGAGATCGGTTTCTACGTTCGGGCGATCGACGAGCAAGGCTGGCTGCGCGTGCAGAAGGTCGGCGGCTTCGAACCGCGCAATCTGTTTGCTCGACGGGTGCTGGTTCAGGGCCGCAAGGACCTGATCGGGGTGATGAATCCTGGCATTCGCCCGACCCACGTGGCCAGCGAAGAGGAACGTAAGAAAGTGCTGGACGTGAAGGACTTCTTCGTGGACCTGTTCATGCCCAAGGATGAGGTCGAGAAGGCGGTACGGATCGGCGACCCGGTCACCTGGATTCAGGATCTGGCGGTGGTCGGCGATTTCTGGACGGGCAAGGCCATGGACGACCGGATTGCGGTCTGGACGGCGATCAGCGCGGTTCGCAAGGTGGCCCGGAAGAGTGCCTGCGACATCTACTTCGTCGGTACGGTTCAGGAGGAGGTGGGCTGTCGCGGGTCGGGGCCGGGAGCCTACGGCCTTGATACCGACGTGGCCATTGCGGTGGACGTGACGCTGAGCTGCGACACACCCGGTACCGACAAGACCGATTCCATCAGCCAGTTGGGCAAGGGTGTGGCCCTCAAGGTGATGGACAGTGCCTCGATCAGCGATCGCGGGCTGCTTGACGAGTTCATCGCCACCGCCCACAAGCACAAGATCCCGCATCAACTCGAGATTCTGCCTATGGGCGGCACCGACGCCGGCTCGATGCAGCGGGCCGGTGCCGGACGGAAGGCCTTCACGCTGTCGATTCCCTGCCGTTACGTTCACACTCCGACCGAGACCGTGCACCGCAAGGACGTTGAGGCGGGCATCGATCTGCTGGCGGCGTGGATCGCCGGGTGA
- the ilvE gene encoding branched-chain-amino-acid transaminase — protein MDFGKTNKFAPKPNLKVFLDGRIVPVAEASISVFDHGLLYGDGVFEGIRSYGGKVFRLDEHLKRLEESARAIRLVIPMNRQELVKAAYDTLKANDLTDGYIRLVVTRGVGYLGLSPNRTECPSVFIIADQIELYPKELYDKGMAVISCSVQRNHPNALSPRIKSLNYLNNILAKIEALDAGVYEAIMFNTQGYVAECTGDNLFLVRNGDVETPPLNAGILEGVTRNAAIELVRKRGLPFRERELTRHDLYIADECFFTGTAAEIIPVTKIDGRPIGTGEPGPITKQLTVDFKKLVME, from the coding sequence ATGGACTTCGGCAAGACAAACAAGTTTGCTCCGAAACCCAACCTGAAGGTCTTTCTCGACGGACGGATCGTACCTGTTGCCGAAGCCTCGATCAGTGTTTTCGACCACGGTCTGCTTTACGGGGACGGTGTCTTCGAAGGCATCCGCAGCTATGGCGGCAAGGTCTTCCGACTCGACGAGCACTTGAAGCGTCTGGAGGAATCCGCCCGGGCGATCCGGCTGGTTATTCCCATGAACCGCCAGGAACTCGTCAAGGCCGCCTATGACACGCTGAAGGCCAATGACCTGACCGACGGTTACATTCGTCTCGTCGTCACCCGCGGTGTGGGATACCTGGGCCTGAGTCCCAATCGCACCGAATGCCCCAGCGTTTTCATCATCGCCGATCAGATCGAGCTGTACCCGAAGGAGCTGTACGACAAGGGCATGGCGGTGATCAGCTGCAGCGTGCAGCGCAACCATCCCAACGCCCTCAGTCCGCGGATCAAGAGCCTCAACTACCTGAACAACATTTTGGCCAAGATCGAGGCTCTGGATGCGGGCGTGTACGAGGCAATCATGTTCAATACGCAGGGTTACGTCGCCGAGTGCACCGGTGACAACCTGTTCCTGGTCCGTAACGGCGACGTGGAGACGCCGCCGTTGAACGCCGGCATCCTCGAGGGCGTCACCCGGAACGCGGCCATCGAGCTGGTTCGCAAGCGGGGCCTGCCCTTCCGCGAGCGCGAGCTGACCCGTCACGACCTCTACATCGCCGACGAGTGCTTCTTCACCGGCACGGCTGCCGAGATCATCCCGGTCACCAAGATCGATGGCCGCCCGATCGGCACCGGCGAGCCCGGCCCGATCACCAAGCAGCTGACCGTCGACTTCAAGAAGTTGGTCATGGAATGA
- a CDS encoding ABC transporter ATP-binding protein: MSSLILHAAGVHKTYLLGQDKVHVLRGASISVHRGEFVAIMGASGSGKSTLLHLLGALDVPDRGTVTFEGQNVFGGSASERDRYRNLHFGFVFQFYHLLPELNTLENVLLPTMVRFGLFDWFKERSKLNRRAAEVLELMGLKDRFRHRPNELSGGERQRVAIGRALINEPQVLLADEPTGNLDARTGEGILGLLKALNEKGQTVVMVTHDPKVASAAHRTVTLADGRIKALDE, translated from the coding sequence ATGAGTAGCCTGATCCTCCATGCCGCCGGGGTTCACAAGACCTACCTGCTGGGTCAGGACAAGGTTCACGTGCTACGTGGGGCGTCGATCTCGGTCCATCGGGGCGAGTTTGTGGCCATCATGGGGGCCAGCGGCAGCGGCAAGAGCACGCTCCTGCATCTTCTGGGGGCCCTGGACGTGCCCGACCGGGGTACGGTGACCTTTGAGGGTCAGAACGTGTTTGGCGGATCGGCCTCCGAGCGCGACCGTTACCGCAATCTGCACTTTGGTTTCGTGTTCCAGTTCTATCATCTACTGCCCGAGCTGAATACTCTGGAGAACGTGCTGCTGCCGACCATGGTTCGGTTTGGTCTGTTCGACTGGTTCAAGGAGCGGTCCAAGCTGAACCGCCGGGCGGCGGAGGTTCTCGAGCTGATGGGTCTGAAGGATCGTTTTCGCCACCGGCCGAACGAGCTGTCCGGCGGGGAGCGTCAAAGGGTGGCGATCGGCCGGGCGCTGATCAACGAACCGCAAGTCTTGCTCGCCGACGAGCCAACCGGTAATCTGGATGCCAGGACCGGCGAGGGCATCCTCGGTCTGCTCAAGGCCCTCAATGAGAAGGGCCAGACCGTCGTCATGGTGACTCACGATCCTAAGGTCGCCTCCGCGGCCCATCGGACCGTGACCCTGGCAGATGGCCGCATCAAGGCTCTCGACGAGTAA
- a CDS encoding ABC transporter permease, protein MYKLFLCLRYLRRRRIAFFAVAAVCLCVAMVLIVVSVMDGFLQMVKDRSRGMLADLVVENDSLLGFPFYDDLINRIKTEMPNEIHEATPVIITFGVLRFPVDQITKAVQIVGIKLKETYEVNDFKGGLFYEKYYPGTTTLDKQGEPAYGYDGRGNAILPPDLEAAWQKYLETSGPGGLEKARQDIDKEMEYQRPGYYRRIPSDPLTQSVQPAWLDTDRTLPGIIFGTDLVADIRQKGKYERYYWRGMKALLTLVPFNMTGSPIDSMDMPKMMFRYADDGKTGIYDIDSMSVYVDFDLLQSKVAMNASSQPESGARIPARTTQIQIKLKIPPGEGDVPAYVHRVREKILATWNQVRAAHPDEVVAVQHLDRVKVRTWEEKQERFIGAVKKEKVLVTVLFGVISVVAVFLVGCIFYMIVQQKTRDIGVVKSVGATSWGVAGIFLAYGAAVGVVGGIVGSVLGTLFVRYINEVQALLIWLNPSLEVWDPRVYSFDRIPNHVEPMNVVYIYLTAIVASMLGSVIAAVRAARIWPVESLRYE, encoded by the coding sequence GGACGGCTTCCTGCAGATGGTCAAGGATCGTTCGCGCGGGATGCTGGCGGATCTGGTGGTCGAGAACGACTCGCTGCTGGGTTTTCCCTTTTACGATGATCTCATCAACCGGATCAAGACGGAGATGCCGAACGAGATCCACGAGGCCACGCCGGTCATCATCACCTTCGGCGTGCTTCGGTTTCCGGTCGATCAGATCACGAAAGCCGTGCAGATCGTCGGCATTAAGCTCAAAGAGACTTACGAAGTCAACGACTTCAAGGGCGGCCTCTTTTACGAAAAGTACTATCCAGGCACCACCACCCTGGACAAGCAGGGCGAGCCGGCCTACGGTTACGACGGCCGGGGCAATGCCATTCTGCCGCCGGATCTCGAAGCCGCCTGGCAAAAGTACCTGGAGACCTCCGGCCCGGGTGGTCTCGAGAAGGCCAGGCAGGACATCGACAAGGAGATGGAGTACCAGCGGCCCGGCTACTACCGCCGGATCCCCTCCGACCCCTTGACTCAATCGGTCCAGCCGGCGTGGCTGGATACCGATCGGACGCTGCCCGGCATCATCTTCGGTACAGATCTGGTTGCGGACATCCGGCAGAAGGGCAAGTATGAACGCTATTACTGGCGAGGGATGAAGGCTCTGCTCACCCTGGTGCCGTTCAACATGACGGGCAGCCCCATCGACTCGATGGACATGCCGAAGATGATGTTCCGGTATGCGGATGACGGCAAGACCGGGATCTACGACATTGACTCAATGAGCGTGTACGTTGATTTCGACCTGCTCCAGAGCAAGGTGGCGATGAATGCCTCAAGCCAGCCGGAGAGCGGGGCCAGGATTCCTGCCCGGACCACCCAGATCCAGATCAAGCTCAAGATCCCGCCCGGCGAGGGTGATGTGCCGGCTTACGTGCACCGGGTGCGCGAGAAGATCCTGGCGACATGGAATCAGGTTCGAGCGGCCCACCCGGATGAAGTCGTTGCCGTGCAGCACCTGGATCGAGTGAAGGTGCGGACCTGGGAGGAGAAGCAGGAGCGGTTCATCGGCGCGGTCAAGAAGGAGAAGGTCCTGGTGACCGTCCTGTTCGGCGTGATCAGCGTCGTGGCGGTGTTCCTGGTGGGCTGCATCTTCTACATGATTGTCCAGCAGAAGACCCGGGACATCGGCGTGGTCAAGAGCGTCGGGGCCACGTCGTGGGGGGTGGCGGGCATCTTCCTGGCCTACGGGGCGGCCGTGGGGGTGGTTGGCGGAATCGTGGGCAGCGTCCTGGGTACGCTCTTCGTGAGGTACATCAACGAGGTTCAGGCTCTGCTGATCTGGCTGAATCCATCCCTGGAGGTGTGGGATCCGAGGGTGTACTCGTTTGACCGGATTCCCAACCACGTCGAACCGATGAACGTGGTGTACATTTACCTGACCGCGATCGTGGCGTCGATGCTAGGTTCAGTGATTGCCGCGGTGCGAGCCGCCCGGATCTGGCCGGTGGAGTCGTTGCGCTATGAGTAG